One stretch of Syntrophorhabdus sp. DNA includes these proteins:
- the sucC gene encoding succinate--CoA ligase subunit beta (catalyzes the interconversion of succinyl-CoA and succinate): protein IVVRLEGTNVEEGRRILAGSGLSFAVATDLADAAKKVGETARRIGRIGK from the coding sequence ATCGTCGTCCGGCTGGAAGGCACGAATGTGGAAGAGGGCAGAAGGATACTTGCGGGATCGGGCCTCAGCTTTGCGGTGGCAACGGACCTCGCGGACGCGGCGAAAAAGGTGGGGGAAACGGCAAGGAGAATAGGACGAATAGGAAAATAG